A genomic window from Clostridium aceticum includes:
- a CDS encoding energy-coupling factor transporter ATPase, producing MSIKIENLTYIYNPKSPFETKALEDVSLEIKSGEFIGLIGHTGSGKSTLTQHLNGLIKPTSGKIIINGLDITSTSVKLVEVRKKVGLVFQYPEHQLFEETVYRDIAFGPINLGLSEEEVKERVMEAMGLVKLSYEDLKDRSPFELSGGQRRRVAIAGVLAMKPEVLILDEPTAGLDPRARDEILDQIKLLHKTYKSTVILVSHSMEDIAKLVDRIIVMHRGKVALVGEPREVFKQSEILESIGLGIPQITYLMKKLKELEIHLREDIFTVEEAREEILKWIRGKENA from the coding sequence ATGTCGATTAAAATAGAAAACCTAACGTACATTTATAATCCTAAAAGTCCCTTTGAAACCAAAGCCCTAGAAGATGTTAGCCTAGAAATTAAAAGTGGAGAGTTTATTGGATTAATTGGTCATACTGGTTCAGGAAAATCAACTTTAACGCAACATCTAAATGGATTGATTAAGCCTACTAGTGGTAAAATTATTATTAATGGCTTAGATATTACATCTACTTCAGTAAAACTAGTGGAAGTAAGAAAAAAGGTTGGGTTAGTATTTCAATACCCTGAACATCAGTTGTTTGAAGAAACTGTCTATAGAGACATAGCTTTCGGTCCTATAAACTTAGGTTTATCGGAGGAGGAGGTTAAGGAAAGAGTAATGGAAGCCATGGGTTTAGTAAAACTGTCTTACGAAGACCTGAAGGATCGATCTCCTTTTGAATTGAGTGGCGGGCAAAGGAGAAGGGTTGCTATAGCTGGTGTGTTGGCTATGAAACCAGAGGTATTAATATTAGATGAACCTACCGCTGGATTAGATCCTAGAGCACGGGATGAAATTTTAGATCAAATAAAGCTTCTTCATAAAACCTATAAGAGCACTGTTATTCTAGTATCACATAGTATGGAGGATATAGCAAAACTAGTGGACAGAATTATTGTTATGCATCGAGGAAAAGTAGCTTTGGTGGGGGAACCAAGAGAGGTCTTCAAACAATCAGAGATTTTAGAGTCTATAGGGCTAGGGATTCCGCAGATTACTTATTTAATGAAGAAACTTAAAGAGTTGGAAATCCACCTAAGAGAAGATATCTTCACCGTGGAAGAAGCTAGAGAAGAAATATTAAAATGGATAAGAGGGAAAGAAAATGCTTAA
- a CDS encoding DUF1540 domain-containing protein translates to MRANKMNQPNQGIKCIVNTCHYYMNGDRCSAEMIEVQPKNANNTHDTDCATFIPEGQA, encoded by the coding sequence ATGCGAGCAAACAAAATGAATCAGCCTAACCAAGGAATCAAATGTATAGTGAACACCTGTCATTATTACATGAATGGAGATCGTTGTTCAGCAGAGATGATAGAAGTTCAACCTAAAAATGCTAATAATACACACGATACAGATTGTGCAACATTTATACCAGAGGGACAAGCTTAA
- the cwlD gene encoding N-acetylmuramoyl-L-alanine amidase CwlD, which yields MKVIIVKKSWIYIAIVLLTLSVLSIAWINYYRAKTTAYLLPSLTKVIMLDAGHGGVDPGAVSKGGVKEKDINLTIALYLKEYLEQNGAVVLMTRFEDEGLYSSEGSLRNKKNEDLRKRKEIVKDSGADIFITIHLNSFPQTQYYGAQTFYPKDNAAGKVLAEKIQEELINTLDNNNKRVALPKDDVYVIKGLDIPTTLVECGFLSNPKEEQLLQKSSYQKKIAWSIFVGIQRYFLEKS from the coding sequence TTGAAGGTAATTATTGTTAAAAAAAGTTGGATTTATATTGCTATAGTGCTGTTAACTCTTTCAGTACTTTCTATAGCATGGATAAACTATTATAGGGCGAAGACAACTGCTTACTTATTGCCTAGCCTTACTAAAGTTATAATGCTAGATGCAGGGCATGGTGGTGTTGATCCAGGAGCTGTTAGCAAAGGAGGTGTGAAAGAAAAAGATATTAATTTAACGATAGCTCTGTATTTAAAAGAATATCTGGAACAAAATGGAGCGGTTGTTCTTATGACACGATTTGAAGATGAAGGTCTATATTCATCAGAAGGAAGCCTAAGAAATAAAAAGAACGAAGACTTGAGGAAGAGAAAAGAAATAGTAAAAGATAGCGGAGCAGATATCTTTATTACAATTCATCTGAATAGTTTTCCACAAACACAATATTACGGGGCTCAGACCTTTTATCCTAAAGATAATGCAGCAGGTAAAGTACTAGCAGAAAAAATACAAGAAGAACTAATTAATACATTAGATAATAATAATAAAAGAGTTGCGTTACCTAAAGATGATGTATACGTCATAAAAGGATTAGATATACCAACCACATTGGTTGAGTGTGGTTTTCTATCTAATCCTAAGGAGGAACAATTATTACAAAAATCATCTTACCAAAAAAAGATTGCTTGGAGTATTTTTGTAGGAATACAAAGGTATTTTTTAGAGAAATCTTAA
- a CDS encoding energy-coupling factor transporter transmembrane component T family protein, with the protein MLKDITIGQHYPTGSIIHKLDPRTKILITFAIILSLFIVENFVGYLYIAGFIAAAIGVSKIPFKYMIKGLRPLYILIFITFLINVFMTRGEVIFSIGPLNATRQGVYQAVFMAIRLILLVIGTSLLTLTTSPIMLTDGIEHLLNPFKKIGVPAHELAMMMTIALRFIPTLLEETDKIMKAQIARGADFESGNIINRAKSLVPLLVPLFISAFRRADELAMAMEARCYRGGDNRTRMKQLKMEKKDLMSFVIMSGLLMILVYIRVS; encoded by the coding sequence ATGCTTAAAGATATTACAATAGGCCAACACTATCCAACAGGTTCTATCATACACAAACTAGATCCTAGAACTAAAATACTTATTACCTTTGCGATTATCCTGAGTTTGTTTATTGTAGAAAACTTTGTAGGATATTTATATATTGCTGGTTTTATCGCTGCTGCTATAGGGGTTTCTAAAATTCCCTTTAAATACATGATAAAGGGATTAAGGCCTTTATATATTCTTATTTTTATTACTTTTCTTATTAATGTATTTATGACAAGGGGAGAAGTGATCTTTAGCATAGGCCCCTTGAATGCAACGAGACAAGGGGTATATCAGGCGGTATTTATGGCTATAAGATTAATATTACTTGTGATAGGGACTTCCCTACTAACTTTGACTACATCACCTATCATGCTGACAGATGGTATAGAACATTTATTAAATCCTTTTAAAAAAATCGGTGTACCAGCCCACGAATTAGCTATGATGATGACAATAGCATTGAGGTTTATCCCAACACTGCTAGAAGAAACTGATAAAATTATGAAGGCTCAAATAGCTAGAGGAGCAGATTTTGAAAGCGGCAACATTATAAACCGTGCAAAGAGCTTAGTGCCTTTATTGGTGCCACTGTTTATTAGTGCTTTTAGGAGGGCGGACGAGCTTGCAATGGCTATGGAGGCTAGATGTTATCGTGGAGGAGACAATCGTACCAGAATGAAACAACTTAAAATGGAAAAAAAAGACCTTATGAGTTTTGTTATAATGAGTGGATTACTAATGATACTAGTGTATATAAGAGTCTCATAA
- the rpsI gene encoding 30S ribosomal protein S9, translating to MAKVAYYGTGRRKKSIARVRLVPGEGNITINKRDIDSYLDYETLKREVRRPLEMTNTLSKYDVIATVTGGGFTGQAGALRHGISRALTKADEELRGILKKAGFLTRDARMKERKKYGLKAARRAPQFSKR from the coding sequence ATGGCAAAAGTAGCATACTACGGAACAGGTAGAAGAAAGAAATCAATTGCTAGAGTAAGATTGGTTCCTGGTGAAGGAAACATCACTATAAACAAGCGTGACATTGACAGTTATTTAGATTATGAAACTTTAAAAAGAGAAGTAAGACGTCCATTAGAGATGACAAACACATTATCTAAATATGATGTTATTGCAACTGTAACAGGCGGTGGATTTACTGGTCAAGCTGGTGCTTTAAGACATGGTATTTCAAGAGCATTAACAAAAGCTGATGAAGAATTAAGAGGAATCTTAAAAAAGGCTGGCTTCTTGACAAGAGATGCAAGAATGAAGGAAAGAAAGAAATACGGTTTAAAAGCTGCGAGACGTGCACCACAGTTCTCAAAGCGATAA
- the rplM gene encoding 50S ribosomal protein L13 — MKSYMAKPNEVERKWFVVDAEGKTLGRLCSEVAKILTGKNKPEYTPHVDTGDFVIILNAGKVELTGKKLDQEFYTYHTGHPGGLKQVSFRNMLAEKPEKLVYNSVKGMIPKTRLGRQMLKKLKVYAGPNHDHQAQQPQVLDI; from the coding sequence ATGAAGTCATATATGGCAAAACCAAATGAAGTAGAAAGAAAATGGTTTGTAGTTGACGCTGAAGGAAAAACTTTAGGTAGATTATGTTCAGAAGTTGCTAAAATTTTAACTGGAAAGAATAAACCTGAGTATACACCTCATGTGGATACTGGCGACTTTGTAATTATCTTAAATGCTGGGAAAGTTGAATTAACTGGGAAGAAATTAGACCAAGAATTCTATACTTACCATACTGGACATCCAGGTGGATTAAAGCAAGTTAGCTTTAGAAATATGCTTGCTGAAAAACCTGAGAAGTTAGTTTACAATTCTGTAAAAGGAATGATTCCAAAGACAAGACTTGGAAGACAAATGCTTAAAAAGTTAAAAGTATATGCTGGTCCAAATCACGACCATCAAGCTCAACAACCACAAGTATTAGATATATAA
- the truA gene encoding tRNA pseudouridine(38-40) synthase TruA — protein sequence MRNIMIDIEYDGTNYNGWQMQINGITIQQKIMEAVKKLTGEDVTINGSGRTDAKVHARGQVANFYSTSKIPIKRFPIAINHFLPDDITILEAREVPIDFHARYWAQGKIYSYQVNHQTQRSALLRNYSYHFPYQLELDKMEKAAGLLIGTHDFKGFMSSGSSVKSTVRSIYAIKIEKNKNSIWMTFEGSGFLYNMVRIMVGTLLEVGNGRRSMEAVQEALKLGNREKAGHKAPPQGLFLDKVFYPLTH from the coding sequence ATGAGAAATATTATGATAGATATAGAGTATGATGGAACAAACTATAATGGATGGCAAATGCAGATCAATGGCATAACTATTCAACAAAAAATTATGGAAGCTGTGAAAAAGCTTACTGGGGAAGATGTCACTATTAATGGATCAGGAAGAACAGATGCAAAGGTCCATGCTAGAGGGCAGGTGGCAAATTTTTATAGCACATCAAAGATTCCTATAAAACGCTTTCCAATAGCTATAAATCACTTTCTACCGGATGATATTACTATATTGGAGGCTAGGGAAGTACCTATAGATTTTCATGCTCGATATTGGGCACAAGGCAAAATTTATTCCTATCAAGTTAATCATCAGACTCAAAGAAGTGCCTTGCTTCGAAATTATAGTTATCATTTTCCCTATCAACTAGAACTAGACAAGATGGAGAAGGCGGCAGGGCTATTGATTGGGACTCATGACTTTAAGGGGTTTATGTCTAGTGGCAGCAGTGTGAAAAGTACGGTGAGAAGTATATATGCTATTAAAATAGAAAAGAATAAAAATAGCATATGGATGACCTTTGAGGGAAGTGGTTTTCTATACAATATGGTGAGGATCATGGTGGGGACCTTGCTAGAAGTAGGCAATGGAAGAAGGTCTATGGAGGCAGTACAGGAGGCACTGAAACTAGGAAATCGAGAAAAGGCAGGACATAAGGCACCCCCTCAAGGATTATTTTTAGATAAAGTATTTTACCCCTTGACACACTAG
- a CDS encoding energy-coupling factor transporter ATPase, whose amino-acid sequence MEHMIEVENVVFDYTNNEEEIKALKDITMQVNKGEFLVVIGHNGSGKSTLAKHMNALLLPTTGDVKVKGMNTKEEEYLWDIRQTAGMVFQNPDNQIVATIVEEDVAFGPENLGVEPEQILKRVDEALSIVGMSDYREKAPHLLSGGQKQRIAIAGVIAMRPDCIIFDEPTAMLDPSGRKEVIRTIKKLNKEENITIIHITHFMEEAVDADRVIVMENGNIVLQGTPREVFSQVKQLKELGLDVPQVTDLAHQLIDEGINISKDILTVDEMVIELCRLK is encoded by the coding sequence ATGGAACATATGATAGAAGTGGAGAATGTGGTATTTGACTATACAAATAATGAGGAAGAGATAAAAGCTTTAAAAGATATTACAATGCAAGTGAATAAAGGAGAATTCTTAGTAGTAATAGGACATAATGGTTCAGGTAAGTCCACTCTAGCAAAGCACATGAATGCATTATTGTTGCCGACTACAGGGGATGTAAAGGTAAAGGGTATGAATACCAAAGAAGAAGAATATCTTTGGGATATTAGACAAACTGCTGGTATGGTTTTTCAGAATCCTGACAATCAGATTGTTGCTACGATTGTAGAGGAGGATGTTGCCTTTGGACCTGAGAACCTTGGTGTAGAACCAGAACAAATTCTCAAAAGAGTGGATGAAGCTCTAAGCATTGTAGGTATGTCAGATTATCGTGAAAAGGCACCCCACCTCCTATCAGGAGGACAAAAACAGCGGATAGCTATTGCTGGCGTTATAGCTATGCGTCCTGATTGTATCATCTTTGATGAACCAACAGCTATGTTAGACCCCTCTGGTAGAAAAGAAGTGATTCGTACAATAAAAAAGTTAAATAAGGAAGAAAATATAACGATTATTCATATAACGCACTTCATGGAGGAGGCAGTAGATGCAGATCGTGTGATTGTAATGGAGAATGGAAACATTGTTCTTCAGGGTACACCAAGAGAAGTGTTTTCTCAAGTAAAACAACTAAAAGAGTTGGGGTTAGATGTACCTCAAGTTACAGACTTAGCCCATCAGTTAATTGATGAAGGGATTAATATATCGAAAGATATACTTACAGTAGATGAGATGGTGATAGAATTATGTCGATTAAAATAG